The Myxococcales bacterium genomic interval CTTTGAGGGGGGGGCCCTGTCCTTGCCACTTCACCACGTGGCAGAGCTCTTCCTTGTAGCTATCGGCGGCAGCCGGGGCGCCCACGTTCTCGGGGCCCACCAGCGCGGCCAGGCGGGCCAGGGTGGCCGCCATACGTTCGGGTGCGGGGCCCGCAGGACGTAGAAAATCGAGCTGAACGGGGCGTACGCAGGCGGGTCGCGCCAGAAGGTCGGCCCCTACCACGGGCGAAAGGGGGGGGCGTCGGGCGATGTCGAGGCGCAGGAGTTGGAGCAAGGTTTGTGGGTCCCGGGTAGGCGCCCCCAAGTCCACGTCGCGTACGTCGAAGCCCCTCGGCTCCAGACGCAAGCGCACCGTCACGCCGCTACAAGCCAAATTTCGGCAGGCCAGGCGCGTGAGCACCCGATCGACGAGGCCCCGCAGCACGAATGCCAGCGGCTCGAGGGTCTCGATGGCAAAGTCGAAAGAGCTGCCCTCTTCCACGGCGTCGGGCGGTAAACGGGGCGTGAAGGGTTCGTCGTCGCGACCCGAAGCCAATCGGTGGAGCCGGGCGCCGACGTCTCCCAGGCGCAAAGCCACCTGGTCGAGGGGCAGCGCCGCCAGGTCACCCAACCGACGCAAGCCCCATGTGTGCAGCCGTTCGAGCAGCTCGTCACGCTGTCGTGTAGCGGACGCGTCGGTGGTGTCTTCATCTCCCGTGGGCCACAGGGCTGCAAGTCCCGTCTCGAGTGGCAGGGGCGCCAAGAACGCAGCGGCAGCCGTCGCCCTGTCAGGCACCATCACGTGATCGCCCGTGGTGGCACGGCTGGCCACACGGGCCAGGCCCGGGCTGCCCGCCACGGCCACCCGAACGGAAAGACCCAGGTGCGCTGCCCGCCCCGCCACCGCGCGCATGATCTCGCTTTCCCCCCCAGGGTGCAGCTGCATCAGATCACCGACCTCGAAGAACACGCGGCCGGGTTCGCTTTGCACACGGGGGGCGAAGCTGAACCCCACGTCTGCCAACGCGGCTTGTGCGGCTTGCGTGTCGGCTTCGCTACGCACCTGCACCTCGAGCCGTGCTTCCGTATGAGCACTGCCCACGGCGCGTGCCTGGTGCACGGTGATCCCCTTGCGAATGCCCGTCTGTGCCGCTGCGGCGGTCATCCCCACCACGCGGGCTCGTTCACCGGGGCCGGCGGCCAAAACGATGGCTTGCTGCCGTTGCTGCAGCCACTCGGGCGACCGACGCAGCAACGCCTGCAAGGCGATCTGGGGGGCATAGACACAGGCGATGCGCATGACGTGGGTCCCTGCAAATCAGGCGAGTGGCCCCTCTGATGAGCAGGGCCCCGTGAGCCTGTCTCATGCCGCCACCTGGTGCGGAGGGTGGCGTGGCCACGCAAGGGGCAGGGGCCTGAAGGTGTTGGCAGGATCCAGACCCGCTCCCTGGACGGCCCGCTCGAGGTGAAGCCGCGTGTGCACCTCGAGCAGAAGGGGGGAGGCTTCGGGATGTGCTCGAAACACCGGTCTGCCCGGATCGAGCCTCAGTCCGACACGGGCCTGCAGCCCCTGTGGGCGAAACGGGCTGCTGAGCACGACGGCCGTACGTTGGACGGTGGCCGTGCGCTTGAGCCGCTGCCAGGCGGCCGTGGGCACCCGTACGGGGAGATCCCCGAAATCGATTGCCAGCAACCCAAACCCTCCCGCCGAGAGCACCAGATCGGCCGCAGGGAGTGCCTGGCTATCGTGGCAACGCACCCACAACAGACGCTCGAGCGGCACACCCAGCGTTTGTGCCCAGCGTGGATCCAGGCCTCCGCCCACATCGATCAGGGCGGCCGCCTCCCCCGCCGCAAGAGCCTGGGCTATCGCCAAACATAGCAACGTGGTTCGGCCGCTCCCCCGAGGCCCTGCCAGCTCACTCAACGCCCCCCGAGGCCATCCGCCTCCCAAAACGTCATCCACCGCCGCCATGCCCGTGCCCAGCTTTCCTCCCGATTCCGCTTCTCGTCGCTCCAAGACCCGCGCCGGGACCAAGTGCGCGGCGAGGGCCGAAGACCAAGTTGCCATGAAGCTCATGGTAACTGTTCATTTGTTCAGGTCAAGCCTGGCGCGCAGGCATTCTTCCAGGGCTTCGAGATCATTGACGAAGCCGTCGCCCCCGGCCTCGCTCTCCGCACGTGGAGCGCACGCAGGTGCGCAGCGATCCGAGGCGCTACGGTTCGCGCAGCGTTTTGGGACGGCCCCCGCGGGCCATCTGGCGCAGGGCGCGTAACCGGTCGAGATCCTGATCGGTACGGCCCGCGAGCTCCCGCCAGATCTGCAGCAGTGTGGCCAGATCGGAGAGCCGGGCGCCTGTGAGTGCGTCGACGGGGAGATCGCGTTCGAGGTAGGCCATATCTGTCTCGGGGATCACGGCCACGCTTTCCAGGGCCGCGATCCCATCCGCGAAGGCACGGGTCTGGCCGCTGCCAAAGACGGCCTCGGAAAGGTGAGCCCCGAGCGCCTGAGACAACGCGTGATGGGCGCGCAGGTACGTCGTGGGGCCCGGCCGCTCGACAAAGGCTTCGACGCTCGGCAGACAAGCCTCACGCCCCGGGGGCGGGAGCAGCCGAAGGACCTTCACCGCATGAGCATGCAGGCGGCAGGCGAGTCGATCCTGGGCCAGCCCCGGGTTCATCGCGACGCTACGGTGGTGATGGGAACCAGCAAAACCTCGATGCGGCGGTTCAGACGGCGGCCCGCATCGTCGGCGTTCGACGCGCGCGGATGGTGCTCGCCGAAGCCTGCCGCCACCACACGATCGGCGGGCACCCCCGCCGCCATCAGCACCCGCGTGACGGCGAGCGCCCGGGCGGTGGAGAGATCCCAGTTGCTGGCAAATCGCCCCGGGCGAATGGGCTTGTCATCGGTGTGGCCTCCGATGAGGGCCATCTGGTTCGGCTCGGCCTCGAGCAGGCGGGCGAGGGCCTCACCCATCTGCTGCATCAACTGCTCGCCTTCGGGGCGCAGAGCGTCCGCCCCGGAATCGAAGAGCACCTCACCCTGCAGGATCACCTTGTCGCCTTCGATGTCCACCACCCCCCGTGGGGCCAGCGCCCGCAGCCGGCGCTCGATGCGGGCCTTCTCTTCCTTGAGGTGAGTGAGTGCCGCATCGGCGGCGCGGAGGCGGCTGACCAAGCGATGTTGCGCCACGAGTGCGATCAACATCAGCAGCACCACCGCCGCCAACACCAGGGTAACCGCATCGACGAAGGGCGGCCAAACGTTGACGGGGAACAGGCGGCGGCGCGACAGGCCGGCTCTCACGAGCGTGCCTCCTGGATCTCCGATGCCTCTGGCTCGCGCGACAGCCGCACCAGGCTGGCCAGCCGTTCGAGCCCATCGCCCACACGTTCGAGTTCCGCCAGCACCATGGCCGAGCCGTGGGTGGCGTCGCTCTGGGCGGCCAGCAGCGCCACCTCGTGGGTCATGCGTTCGAGTTCCGTGGTCAGCGCTGCGAGCCGGGGTCCGAGCGGAGCCAGGGTGCCGTCGAAGGCCTTGGCCGCGTCCACTAGGCGCTCGGCGGCTTGATTGAGCCGCTCGCCGCTCTTCACCGTCGTTTCGCCGAGTCCAGCGACCACCTGCGCGGTGGCGTCGGCCAGGGCCTCGGCGTGCTGGCGGGCGGTCTGCGCCAGGCTTTCCATCGCCTCTCGACCACTCTCTGAGAGGCGGGAGGCCGCCTGGGTCAGGCTCTCGCCGTGAGCTGTGGCGGCGTCCGCCAAGGCTGCGACCGCCTGCGCCTCGCTGCGGGCTACCTGCGCGGCCGCCTCCGCCAGGAAAGCGCCTTGCTTCGTCGCCAGTCCGGTCAAGGTCTCCACGACCTGCCGTTCACTGTGCGCCACCTGCGCGGCCGTCTCGTGGAGGGCCTCGGTTTGGCGTGAGGCGGCCTCGGCCAAAGCTTGTACGGCGCGCTCTTCACTGCGCGCCACTTGCGTGACCGCTCGTGCCAGCGCTTCGCTGACATGAGTCGTGGTCTGAGCCAGGATCTCAGCGTGCGCGTGCGCGGCCCGTGCCAAGGCCTCCGAGGTCTCGGCCGAGGCGCCCTGCGCAACCTCGGAGATCCGTGTGGCCATGGCTGCCATCGCCTCCACGTTCGAGGCAAGGGCTTGCTGCACGTCCTGGCGCCCGGCGGCCTCCCGGGCGAAGAGGGGAGACAAGGTCGCACCGAGGGCCGCCGTGGAGGCCTCCACGGCATGCGCCGTTTCCACCATCACAGTGGCAGCCGTCTCTCCCAGGGTCTTCGCCACAGCCTGCTTCTGGCTTTCGAGACGCTCCGTGAGACGTGTGACGGCTTGGGTCATCTGCAGGAGCTGCTGTTGTGTGGCCTCGCTCAGCCGGTCGCTGACCTGTGCCGCCAGCGCGCTCACGCTGGTCTCGATCCCCGCGGCCGTCTTCGCCAGAGTGGCCGCGCTGCTCTCGCCGTAGGTGCTCACGGCGCGGCTGGTGGTTTCTGCGGCCCCTCCCAGCTTGGCCGCAAGCTCGACGAAACGTTGTTCCTGCGTGCGGTTCAGGGTCAGCGTGGCTTCACTCAGGGACTCAGCGACCGCCTTGGCGATCTGGGTCTCCATGTGCGTGAGCGCGGCCACCGTGCGCTCGGCGGCATCTTCGGTACGGGGCCAAAGCGCCGGAACCAGGTGGTGATGGGTCAGGTCTTCCAGGGTGGCAAGCGCCTGCTCCTCGTGCAGCACCAGATCGCCCTGCGCCAGCGAGAGCGCCAACGTCACCACGATGGCCACCAAGCTGGCACCGAAGGTCACATGCAGGCCCGCCAACGGCGCAGCCAGGAGACTCAGGGTGTGGTTTGCGCTTTCCTCGGACAAAAGAGGCGCCACTTTGCCCAGGGTCTCCATGAGGCCGGCGAACGTACCCACGAGGCCCACGAGAACGGTGGTGGCGACCAGATAGCGCCCAAGGTACGCGCGGCTGGCTTCCTGTGCCGCCGTGGCTTCGGCCAGGGCCCCGAGGTCCGGCCGAGCTCCCGCCGCCTTGATCGCCTCGAGCCGGGCGCGCCGGCCCTCGAGCAGGCTTCCACCGGGCGGGGAGGCTGCGAGCTGGACGAGCTCCTCGTGAATGCGCCGGCGGGCGAACGCCAGGCTCGCCATGCCCACTACGGTGATGATGCCCAAGGTGGCCACGGCCAAAACACCCAAGACCAACCCGGCTCGAAGATAGGTGGTCCAGGCCAGCCCGGAGGCCACGAGCCCAACAGCCGCGAGTAGCCCTGACAGCCCCCAACGCACACGGCTGAGCGACAGCTGGGCCGCCCATCGGACCACGCGACGTTTCATGCCCACCTCCGCGCAAGTTCAGCCAGGGCAGGGCCCACGTCGAGGAAGGGGCGGCCGCCCGGCAGCAGGAGCTCGTCTGAGCCTGTTTCGGACGTGCCCGGCTCGCCCTCCACCTGACGGGTACGCACCCGGATCAGCGCAGGCAGGCGGCTCTCGAGCAGGGTCACCACG includes:
- a CDS encoding DNA polymerase Y family protein encodes the protein MRIACVYAPQIALQALLRRSPEWLQQRQQAIVLAAGPGERARVVGMTAAAAQTGIRKGITVHQARAVGSAHTEARLEVQVRSEADTQAAQAALADVGFSFAPRVQSEPGRVFFEVGDLMQLHPGGESEIMRAVAGRAAHLGLSVRVAVAGSPGLARVASRATTGDHVMVPDRATAAAAFLAPLPLETGLAALWPTGDEDTTDASATRQRDELLERLHTWGLRRLGDLAALPLDQVALRLGDVGARLHRLASGRDDEPFTPRLPPDAVEEGSSFDFAIETLEPLAFVLRGLVDRVLTRLACRNLACSGVTVRLRLEPRGFDVRDVDLGAPTRDPQTLLQLLRLDIARRPPLSPVVGADLLARPACVRPVQLDFLRPAGPAPERMAATLARLAALVGPENVGAPAAADSYKEELCHVVKWQGQGPPLKEPQVSHGAAGKARDHAATTPCLGMRRYRPPHPVEILMGRDGPTAIRGPQLSARVLVAAGPYRAAGAWWKDEGWSRDYWDVHASDGALYRLHQDRQTGHWFVDGYYD
- a CDS encoding OmpA family protein, with the translated sequence MRAGLSRRRLFPVNVWPPFVDAVTLVLAAVVLLMLIALVAQHRLVSRLRAADAALTHLKEEKARIERRLRALAPRGVVDIEGDKVILQGEVLFDSGADALRPEGEQLMQQMGEALARLLEAEPNQMALIGGHTDDKPIRPGRFASNWDLSTARALAVTRVLMAAGVPADRVVAAGFGEHHPRASNADDAGRRLNRRIEVLLVPITTVASR
- a CDS encoding DNA recombination/repair protein RecA: MATWSSALAAHLVPARVLERREAESGGKLGTGMAAVDDVLGGGWPRGALSELAGPRGSGRTTLLCLAIAQALAAGEAAALIDVGGGLDPRWAQTLGVPLERLLWVRCHDSQALPAADLVLSAGGFGLLAIDFGDLPVRVPTAAWQRLKRTATVQRTAVVLSSPFRPQGLQARVGLRLDPGRPVFRAHPEASPLLLEVHTRLHLERAVQGAGLDPANTFRPLPLAWPRHPPHQVAA